The following proteins are co-located in the Gigantopelta aegis isolate Gae_Host chromosome 5, Gae_host_genome, whole genome shotgun sequence genome:
- the LOC121372925 gene encoding kappa-type opioid receptor-like, which yields MANVTHHLEDGNYSDDGDELQNSKTPPSGGWLHTETDGPDHWGIMLTIVITGIIGNILLFSMMRNTKVRFLSYSVYLKFLSVSDSLLLVTRLIQETDRIFTGLSSTPANDAFCKIESSIHILAMLLSPWLVVGVSLDRFVCVRSLMTRGRFCTQKKAILVC from the coding sequence ATGGCGAATGTCACGCACCATTTAGAAGATGGAAACTACTCTGACGATGGAGATGAATTACAAAACAGCAAGACACCGCCATCTGGCGGATGGTTACATACGGAAACCGATGGTCCTGACCATTGGGGCATCATGCTCACTATAGTTATAACAGGGATAATCGGCAATATTCTACTGTTCTCTATGATGCGAAACACGAAAGTGAGATTCTTATCGTACTCAGTTTATTTGAAGTTTCTGTCTGTTTCGGACAGTTTATTGCTGGTCACTCGGCTGATCCAGGAAACGGACAGGATTTTCACTGGACTCTCATCTACACCAGCAAACGATGCCTTCTGCAAGATAGAGTCCAGCATTCACATCCTTGCTATGTTGCTATCCCCATGGTTAGTAGTGGGAGTCTCGCTCGATAGATTCGTGTGCGTCCGCTCTCTCATGACGCGGGGAAGATTCTGTACCCAGAAGAAAGCTATTCTCGTCTGCTGA